The sequence AGTATGTCTAATTTTACCATAGAATTACTTTCTATAATTAAGGCAGAGCTGATGTCCTATGTAATATATATTGTTTTCTTTCAGCTCATTTCCCCTCTCTTGCATCTAGTCTCAAGTGGGATGTTTTGTCTGTAGGTATCTCACAGATGGTATGCTTTTAAGAGAAGCAATGACAGATCCACTCTTGGAACAATATAAAGTAATTATTCTCGATGAGGCACATGAAAGGACTTTGGCTACAGATGTGCTATTTGGCCTTATGAAGGAAGTTCTTAAAAATAGACATGACTTAAAGTTAGTCGTAATGAGTGCGACTCTAGAAGCTGAAAAGTTCCAGGGCTACTTTAGTGGTGCCCCTCTTATGAATGTTCCAGGAAGGCTGCATCCTGTTGAAATTTTTTATACTCAGGAACCTGAAAGAGATTACCTGGAGGCTGCTATTAGGACGGTGATGCAGATACACATGGGCGAACCTTCTGGGGATATACTTGTTTTTCTAACGGGAGAGGAAGAGATAGAAGATGCATGCCGCAAAATATCTAAAGAAATTTCAAATTTGGGAGATCAGGTGGGCCCTGTGAAAGTGGTATCCCTCTATTCCACTCTTCCCCCAGCTATGCAGCAGAAAATTTTTgaaccacctccacctccactaAAGGAGGGTGGACCTCCTGGAAGGAAAATTATTGTGTCAACAAACATAGCTGAAACCTCCTTAACAATTGATGGCATTGTCTATGTTATTGACCCTGGTTTCTCTAAGCAGAAGGTTTATAACCCACGAGTTCGTGTTGAGTCTTTATTAGTGTCACCAATATCAAAAGCAAGTGCGCATCAGAGATCAGGACGTGCTGGAAGAACTCAACCAGGGAAATGTTTTAGACTTTATACTGAGAAAAGTTTCAATAACGATCTACAGCCTCAGACCTATCCCGAAATTTTGAGATCAAATCTTGCCAACTCTGTTCTTACCTTGAAGAAACTGGGTATAGATGATTTAGTGCATTTTGATTTCATGGACCCTCCTGCCCCTGAGACCTTGATGCGTGCATTGGAAGTGTTGAATTACTTGGGAGCACTGGACGATGATGGTACCTTAACAAAGTTGGGAGAGATTATGAGTGAATTTCCCTTGGATCCACAGATGTCAAAGATGCTTATTGTGAGTCCCGAATTCAACTGTTCAAATGAGATTCTGTCAATGTGTGCCATGCTTTCAGGTattattccttttattttctcGATTTTGTGTGATTGTGTCAGTTTGTTGTCAACTGTTATAATAAGGTAATGTTCTTCTGCTGGAATCCATTTATAAATGGATTCATTGCAATTGTGCATGTATCTGCACAGAGATAATTTTGTGTATATCTCAGGGGACATTTGACTGTTTATATGTGTACTTTGTTGCACAAGTGTGACCAGTGGAATGTCCTGTTAGGTTGCCATCAGCAACTATTCTCCTCTGGGTTCCATGCCACCGCCCACCGGCCTCCAGGTAGCATGAACCTCGGGGTTTATGACTAAGTGCTGATGTAGATAGTTTCTTCTCTCATGAAGCAAATGCTCTGGTCTCGCCTCTATGCATCTGCTGACCTACCGTGGCCTCCTCTGTGATAATCAATTTCTTTCTTTAGCCCCCAATTGCTTTGTCCGGCCTAGGGAAGCACAAAAAGCTGCTGATGAAGCTAAAGCTAGGTTTGGGCACATTGATGGGGATCATCTCACACTCTTGAATGTCTACCATGCATACAAGCAAAATAGTAAGTACTTTGCTTTGGTTTcttcaaaaagaaaaattattctcAAATATTTGCTATTAACATGTTTTCAAATATCCAGTTTATTGATTATTTTCGAAATTGCTTTTCAGATGAGGATCCCTCTTGGTGCTACGATAACTTTGTTAATCAAAGGGCACTGAAATCAGCTGATAATGTTAGACAACAGTTAGTGCGTATCATGGCCCGGTTTAGCCTCAAGTTATGCAGCACCGACTTCAATAGTCGTGACTACTACATCAACATAAGGAAAGCTATGTTAGCTGGATATTTCATGCAGGTAGCTCATCTGGAGCGAACAGGACATTACTTGACAGTGAAAGACAATCAGGTTTGTTAAGACGagcttcttctcttcatcttctttatTTGTATCACCAAAATATGTAGTGTGTCAGAATGTTAGGCATGTAGTATTATATTTATTTGGTTTCTAATGATGATCCTCTTTTGTAGGTGGTGCATTTGCATCCATCAACTTGTCTTGACCACAAACCTGAATGGGTTATCTATAATGAATATGTTCTTACTAGTCGAAATTTTATTCGCACTGTGACGGACATTCGTGGGGGGTGGTAAGATTTTTTCCTCTTTGCATGTGGATTTTGATGTTTTATTCCATCTTGCTGGTAAAGTTGTACGTGTTTTTCATGTATAACGTGTTAATACTTAATATCAACCCGAATTTCATGATGATATCATTGATACCTGACTCAGGTTGGTTGATATAGCACCACACTACTATGATTTGTCAAATTTTCCTCATTGCGAGGCCAAGGGTGTTCTTGAGAGACtctacaagaagaaaaagaagggaaaggaggaagcCAGGAAGCACAAATGACATCCTTGCCATCAACATTTTTAGGTCTTTGGATTTGCATTGGCTGTTTCGTTTTCTTGCAGCTGAAGATATGATCCCTCCTGCAAGCCAGAGTTACCAAAGCTGAATTCTCAGTAATTTAAATAAACAATGGCGAAGTTCCTTGTAGCAATTTCTGGTGTATTTTATATCTAATCGTTCTCCATGTAACTTCGCATCTTGGTGTTTTCCCAAATATGAAGCTTAGTCACCACTTAGATTTTGATttaataacataatatttttcgTTCAGTTAAAATTCTTCTCGGTAAACTGGTAGAGTGATCATTTAAGACAACTTTGCATAACTCTCCCCCTCTCCAGTTACACACAATGTCACAAAATATTGATGGTATGGAAGAAGACTTAACAATTACCCGGACATCACAATTTTTTTTTGAGTAATTTgggcatttttattttaaaaatacaagATTAACTACTTAGCAGTCATTTAGTTCTTCAAAAATATAACCGACACATGTTTACTCCCCTTAGTACTCATTTAACATTATATAATATAATGTGTATAATGAATTCAAGTGAAATTACCTTTAAgtcatttcttttttatattatttacaaGAGTATCCCTTTTTCATATTATTAGAAAAGAAGATTAATCTCTTTTAAATTTTGTCCAATTTAATCTCTAAACTCACATCATCTTATTTCTTACTGGTGAAgtcattaaaattttttgaaagtatTCATTTGATTTTAAGTCATTTAAACTACTTATttaatataaaaagttaaaaacaatACTAACGTAGTAATGTTTATTATACAGTTTATATTAGCGGTGTCAAAAGTGAAAACTTAAACTTCATCTCATTCATATTGCGTTCTTACTTCTTGTTTTAATATATACACTGAAAATTCGGTTCCTTGTTCTCCACACATGCTTAGATATATTTATAGTACAACGTTAACAGGACTTTTCGATCGGGAACAATTGAACCTCGGCATGGATCCTCAAATTTTATGCTTTGCCTCCATTCAAATTTCTGTATACTTGGTCAATTGCCGCCTGTTAGAATTTCAACATTTTAAGATGGTTTGTGATATATTACAGCATTAACAAAACTTCAGAATGAGAAAGGAAGATGAGAAAGTGACATACGTACTAGGATTACCTGATAATACTTGAGCATAttgtttcttctctttttcattgttGCTGTCACCAAGTCTCTTTCCATATCAAATGGATGAGGCTCTAATATCACCCCTTTTACATTTTCAAAGCCCTTCAACTTGTTCATCGAGNNNNNNNNNNNNNNNNNNNNNNNNNNNNNNNNNNNNNNNNNNNNNNNNNNNNNNNNNNNNNNNNNNNNNNNNNNNNNNNNNNNNNNNNNNNNNNNNNNNNNNNNNNNNNNNNNNNNNNNNNNNNNNNNNNNNNNNNNNNNNNNNNNNNNNNNNNNNNNNNNNNNNNNNNNNNNNNNNNNNNNNNNNNNNNNNNNNNNNNNNNNNNNNNNNNNNNNNNNNNNNNNNNNNNNNNNNNNNNNNNNNNNNNNNNNNNNNNNNNNNNNNNNNNNNNNNNNNNNNNNNNNNNNNNNNNNNNNNNNNNNNNNNNNNNNNNNNNNNNNNNNNNNNNNNNNNNNNNNNNNNNNNNNNNNNNNNNNNNNNNNNNNNNNNNNNNNNNNNNNNNNNNNNNNNNNNNNNNNNNNNNNNNNNNNNNNNNNNNNNNNNNNNNNNNNNNNNNNNNNNNNNNNNNNNNNNNNNNNNNNNNNNNNNNNNNNNNNNNNNNNNNNNNNNNNNNNNNNNNNNNNNNNNNNNNNNNNNNNNNNNNNNNNNNNNNNNNNNNNNNNNNNNNNNNNNNNNNNNNNNNNNNNNNNNNNNNNNNNNNNNNNNNNNNNNNNNNNNNNNNNNNNNNNNNNNNNNNNNNNNNNNNNNNNNNNNNNNNNNNNNNNNNNNNNNNNNNNNNNNNNNNNNNNNNNNNNNNNNNNNNNNNNNNNNNNNNNNNNNNNNNNNNNNNNNNNNNNNNNNNNNNNNNNNNNNNNNNNNNNNNNNNNNNNNNNNNNNNNNNNNNNNNNNNNNNNNNNNNNNNNNNNNNNNNNNNNNNNNNNNNNNNNNNNNNNNNNNNNNNNNNNNNNNNNNNNNNNNNNNNNNNNNNNNNNNNNNNNNNNNNNNNNNNNNNNNNNNNNNNNNNNNNNNNNNNNNNNNNNNNNNNNNNNNNNNNNNNNNNNNNNNNNNNNNNNNNNNNNNNNNNNNNNNNNNNNNNNNNNNNNNNNNNNNNNNNNNNNNNNNNNNNNNNNNNNNNNNNNNNNNNNNNNNNNNNNNNNNNNNNNNNNNNNNNNNNNNNNNNNNNNNNNNNNNNNNNNNNNNNNNNNNNNNNNNNNNNNNNNNNNNNNNNNNNNNNNNNNNNNNNNNNNNNNNNNNNNNNNNNNNNNNNNNNNNNNaaagaaaaatagaaagaaattgaAATACTTAATAGTAGTCTGTTATATCCATATTCAATAAGAAGTTGAAATATTCTTACATACCCACAAGTTTAATATTTTATCTTTAGACACACTCTCAATATAATATAAGTTGACGTCGATTTTCTTATTCAAaatatcatttatttatttataaattctaCCAACATTTATGTAAGTATATTTAAGAATTTACTAATTGAGTTATTTTATATCTCGAGGgtacattttaaaaatataataatgaaattttttaaagattttatcatgtaaaagaatttattttttcaatgacttttaataaaatattttttttatggtatTCGTAGAGTATGCTTTTATGGTATTCTTAAGATCCTATATAAGAATTGATACCTTGTTTCTCTCGGCAGTGAGCTTGAGCTCTGATAGGACATGATTCATCAATTGGGGAAGGGAACATAGTTGAGAGAAAGGAGCCATGTGGCCATTTGAATAGGCCCATTTTTCAGTAATTTGTTGATTTGGAACTACCACAGCAACCAGTACTGACTTGAAGCTATTCCCATAAACCCACACCTTTACAAGATAAACAAGGCACCAGCAACATATAGTTAAGAATCCAAGAACTGAATACAAGTGTGCATAGTAATTATAAGATGCATACTTACATCTTCTATTATTGGAGTAACAGCATAGATATTTTCCAAATGCTCCAGTGCTATATACTCTCCTTGAGAGAGTTTGATGAGATTCTTCTTCCTATCAATGACCTTAAGAACACCATTAGGTAGCAATTCTCCTATGTCTCCAGTGTGAAACCATCCATCTTTTATGGCTTCTCTTGTTAACTCAGGGTTCTTGTAGTAGCTGGTGAAGACGGTTTTCCCTCTCAAACATATCTCACCACATGGAGGATTTCCAAGAGGGTTGTAACCCATCTCTGGAACCTCCTCAAGCTTCACTTCATTGTACACAGAAACAGGACCAACAGTTCCAACCATGCATATCTCGTCAGGAAAGGCCAGAGTAGTTGAACCACAAGTTTCAGTTAAACCTGGGTACAATCTTGTCATTATGAGTTATATTGTATGGGATACAAAAAAAGCAACATGAattgttatatctctaatactgtcCCTCAAGCAAGAGCTTTTTTTtaggtttgtttgatttttgcttaggttttatttcttcttttatttgCTTTATGCTACTTCTCCACTTTTGGAGTTCATCAAGAATCGAACTCTAGACCTTTTGGACATAGAACtctgataccatgtcatgaaacAATTCATTCCAAAAGCTTAAGTTAATAGGAGGAGGCAACATGAATGGTTGTATCTCTAACAAACACCATCTTGGCTCGCATTTCAATTAGTCCAAATTCTATTCTGGATGACACCAAATATGTAGAGAGTTCCTTACCATAACCTTGACATACAAAGGAACAAGTAGTAACACGCAAGAACTCTTCAACCTCAGGGCTCAAGGGTGCACCACCAGATACTATTAGTCGAATACGCCCACCTAGCCGAGCTTTGACCTGACtcacaaaagcaccaagaaggaGAAGGGTGAAGTTTCTAGAGAGAGTTTTCATCATTGCATGTAAAGAGGTGAAGGTTATGAATTAAGAAATTTGCAATATGCATACAATGAAGAACAATATTAGCATTGAATATAAAACCTTTCTAAAGGCTAATAGATCTGCTAGAGGTGATGCCTTTCTTTGTTTATATCCTTTGTTCATCCAACCGAGTTTGCTGTAAACGTGAGTTGACAAAGTTACATTAACTGAAAATCAATAACCAAAATTTATGCAATCAAGAAATGTAATCATATAATGCTAGCTTACTATTTGTAGAGGGTTTCAAAAACTTTTCTCCTCAGTGGACTGAGTTCTTCTACTGCTTTCTTAATGCCTGAAATAGATGATCTAATCTAATATGATTTACATTGACTGTGAACTTCAAATAAAAAGAATTAATGTCCTGCTGGTGCAAGACCTTGCCTTCATGGATCTTTTCGAAAACTCGAGGGACCCCAACAAACAATGTTGGCTTCAACTCCATTAAATCATCACTCAATGCTTTTACATCCTTCATTTAGTAATTAGGAGAATCAGTTAAGAGGATCAATAATTTCTCATAACAATGATCATTCATGTATGAACATACCCCATGGTAGTAACCAACAGAAGCACCCTTATGGAAAACGAACTCCTCAACCGTGCGATCAAGGCTATGAGCCAAAGGGAGGAAGGATAGATACACATCTTCCGCAGTCATCTAAAAAGAAATGTATCAGCAGAAATCATATCATTCTAAGCAATTGAATCATGTAAAAAATTCTATAAATATTACCTTTTCTTCAAATTGTTCCATGAAAAGATCTAGTCCTTTAACCAAAGCTGATATGTTTTCATGGGTTAAAACAACACCCTTAGGATCTCCACTGGTTCCACTTGTATACATTATTGTGCAGATTGTCTGAGCCTGAGGTGGCTCAATACTTGATGGTTTTTCTTTGCCCTGAAAGATCATAACTAATGAAACATTGATATACAGAGATATGATTAATATGCAGAGTTTAGTTTTATACACCAACCATGTTCAAGAACTCTTCCCATGAATATGGCTTGATTCCCATGCTGGTTGCCTTATGTTTCTCTTCCTCAGTTAATGAAGTGAAGCACACTATTGCTGTAACAACAACCAAACTCGGTTGAAAATTCCTTCAGTTAATTGCAGCATAGCAATGCTGAATTTCCAGTTACCTTTCAGCCGTTGAGCCGATTTACATTCAGGATTCAAAAGCTTCAACACAGCATGTGCAACTAATCAGAACCTATCTCTAAATTCTTGGATATGTGATCTATCTTAATATGTAACTCAATGATTCTTACTTCTTTAACCTTCTTGTCTTGGACAAAGGCAAAATCTACTTCTCCATGATCTATGATAAAATTTACAGCACCAGGCCCTGACACAAATTCGAACCACTCATGACGGTTCATTATAAAGTGACCAACAGAATAAAAGAGGCATAGCATATGCAAAATAAATTCATGGAAAAATTACCAAGTGTGTCATAGAAAGGCACACAAACCAAGCTGTGCGCACAACAAGCCTACATGAACATAAACATAAAGACAAACATGATCAAGAACTATGATAGTGAAAAAGTTTTAAGTTGAAGAAAACACAAACACAATGGACAGCAAACTGCAGAAGTAGTCCAAAACCTCCATTGCCACAATCCATTGAGGGCAATTAGATCCATAAACTCCAATTTTGGACCCCTATGTATGACAGGAACAGGATTACCACAATAGACATTGATATGATTTCATTCAAAAGTGAAATGATTAAACAAACCTACAGGTTCAGCACCATATGCTCTTAAAGCAGAACCAATATGCAGAACTTGATCATAAACTTCCTTGTATGTGTTCCAAACATATGGTCCTACCTATTACCATAACAAATTCATATCAATTAAAGATCTTTCTGACATGTAAATGAGTTgccataaaataaaaattacctttCCATCAACAAATTTTCGCCACCCCAGCATTCGATTCTGAGGGTACTTTCTGACAGACATGCTGCAAtcatcatagaaaaattgaacTTCTGGTTGCTTTCAAAAACATTAAAGATATGATTGAACTTAAATTACCTGAAAATATCCCAAGCTGTGCACAAATCAGGATCAATTGGAGGGAATCCATTTTTGGAGAGGAGGCTGCGGTATACCGGACCAACACACGGCTTTCCGTTTATGCCTTCTCTTCCTTCCTCAACCTCAGCTGCAAAAATCTTCATTCTACAAAAAGTTCAGTTAATAACTTAATATCTGTGAAGTTGGAATCAATCAACTAATGATGATTAAGAAACAGTGCCTATGCCTTCTCTAATTGATATTCAGCAGAAAAGAAGTGACGAGGAATAAAGCATGACGTgaaagatagatagatagatgtgGCATTGCATATACGTGTTAAAAAACATGCTAAGTACTAGAGAGTAGAAAGTGGAAACCGGGTTCCTAGCACCCAGTAACATGCATTAAGGATAATATATAATTCAATGTTATGCTACGTTGGTTTAGCCAACTAatgatataaataaataaaatgtcaGATACCATTCACAGGAGTTGATTCTCATTCTATCAAAGCTTAAATCCAACTTGAAGCCGCattgaaaatcataaaattaaagcCCATAGAAATCAaatgttctaaattttttttattggataTTTATTTTTCCAAATAAAGGAAACTAATTTATCTCATATTATGTTTGATCATTAAGATAGATAAACAAAACCATCCCTCTCGTGTGCATACGATAATGTCGAGTATCTTCAACAGTGATAAATGTGTATATGTCAACTTTGGAGGTTAAGACATGCAATATGAATGAAGGTTAAGACCTTGGCCAAccgtttcttttattttttttttggaaatacgGCCAACCGttttagtaacaaaaaaaaatactaaaaaatcaaaaaaatttattatttttgttgagCATTgactaataactaaaaataataataaaaaataataaatcctacTAACTCTCTAGCatttcttttttaataaatagGTCATTGAGTCATGACTATTATAATAAAGACTATAACACAATACTAGTATATCTTATAATTAATCTACTTTGTTATATTTATGTATAGTTTGCCTTtaaaaagatcaatatatatttattagaaaaaattaatttacttttttttaaagttaaaaatGAGACTCAAACAAAAATTTCTATGTAAAAATAGAGAAACTATGCCATTTAAACTATAATTCATTagcgaaaaaaattaatttacttAGTATATACATAAATTAAGTAGTTTatcttttttatattaatattaaacttggttaaaaaaaataatatataaaaaatttattgttatataaaaataaaatcaactaccgaaattaattttctttatacaTTATTTAGTGAACAGGGCTAAGCATGTAAACAAAGGTCCAAAGCCCAAAAATAGTGATAGTTGGGCTTACTGCAGGAACCACCACACGCGCCGCACGCTGTCTGTGTGGTGCGTATTGCAttggttctctctctctctctctctctctgattaTGGCGGCAGTAACAGTTACAGGCACGGCGCTGCCGAAGACACCATCGGCGTCTTCAATCAGGAGTTTCAGTGGTGAAAGGTTTTCGGTTCTGATATTTTGGAAGAACAAGAGAAGAATCTCACTGACCTGTTCTGCATCCAACAACACAAgctcttcttcatcttcatcttctggATTGTACTCTGCTCAGAAATATGAACTGACGGCAGCAAACGTGGACATGGTTCTAGAGGACGTTCGGCCTTACCTGATTTCTGACGGCGGCAACGTGGAAGTGGTTTCTGTGGAAGACGGCGTCATATCTCTCAGACTCCAAGGAGCATGCGAGTCTTGTCCCAGCTCAACCACCACCATGAAGATGGGAATCGAACGCGTCCTCAAAGAAAAATTCGGAGACTCCGTCAAAGAAATTCAGCAACTATACGATGCTGAACCCAAGGAAACCACCATTGAggtccttcttctcttctcttctcttctcttctcttctctttttgatTTGCtgattttgact is a genomic window of Arachis ipaensis cultivar K30076 chromosome B06, Araip1.1, whole genome shotgun sequence containing:
- the LOC107646055 gene encoding long chain acyl-CoA synthetase 1 isoform X3, whose translation is MLLGARNPVSTFYSLVLSMFFNTMKIFAAEVEEGREGINGKPCVGPVYRSLLSKNGFPPIDPDLCTAWDIFSMSVRKYPQNRMLGWRKFVDGKVGPYVWNTYKEVYDQVLHIGSALRAYGAEPACCAHSLVCVPFYDTLGPGAVNFIIDHGEVDFAFVQDKKVKELLNPECKSAQRLKAIVCFTSLTEEEKHKATSMGIKPYSWEEFLNMGKEKPSSIEPPQAQTICTIMYTSGTSGDPKGVVLTHENISALVKGLDLFMEQFEEKMTAEDVYLSFLPLAHSLDRTVEEFVFHKGASVGYYHGDVKALSDDLMELKPTLFVGVPRVFEKIHEGIKKAVEELSPLRRKVFETLYKYKLGWMNKGYKQRKASPLADLLAFRKVKARLGGRIRLIVSGGAPLSPEVEEFLRVTTCSFVCQGYGLTETCGSTTLAFPDEICMVGTVGPVSVYNEVKLEEVPEMGYNPLGNPPCGEICLRGKTVFTSYYKNPELTREAIKDGWFHTGDIGELLPNGVLKVIDRKKNLIKLSQGEYIALEHLENIYAVTPIIEDVWVYGNSFKSVLVAVVVPNQQITEKWAYSNGHMAPFSQLCSLPQLMNHVLSELKLTAERNKLKGFENVKGVILEPHPFDMERDLVTATMKKRRNNMLKYYQVILAAIDQVYRNLNGGKA
- the LOC107646055 gene encoding long chain acyl-CoA synthetase 1 isoform X2: MLLGARNPVSTFYSLVLSMFFNTMKIFAAEVEEGREGINGKPCVGPVYRSLLSKNGFPPIDPDLCTAWDIFSMSVRKYPQNRMLGWRKFVDGKVGPYVWNTYKEVYDQVLHIGSALRAYGAEPGSKIGVYGSNCPQWIVAMEACCAHSLVCVPFYDTLGPGAVNFIIDHGEVDFAFVQDKKVKELLNPECKSAQRLKAIVCFTSLTEEEKHKATSMGIKPYSWEEFLNMGKEKPSSIEPPQAQTICTIMYTSGTSGDPKGVVLTHENISALVKGLDLFMEQFEEKMTAEDVYLSFLPLAHSLDRTVEEFVFHKGASVGYYHGDVKALSDDLMELKPTLFVGVPRVFEKIHEGIKKAVEELSPLRRKVFETLYKYKLGWMNKGYKQRKASPLADLLAFRKVKARLGGRIRLIVSGGAPLSPEVEEFLRVTTCSFVCQGYGLTETCGSTTLAFPDEICMVGTVGPVSVYNEVKLEEVPEMGYNPLGNPPCGEICLRGKTVFTSYYKNPELTREAIKDGWFHTGDIGELLPNGVLKVIDRKKNLIKLSQGEYIALEHLENIYAVTPIIEDVWVYGNSFKSVLVAVVVPNQQITEKWAYSNGHMAPFSQLCSLPQLMNHVLSELKLTAERNKLKGFENVKGVILEPHPFDMERDLVTATMKKRRNNMLKYYQAAIDQVYRNLNGGKA
- the LOC107646055 gene encoding long chain acyl-CoA synthetase 1 isoform X1, which produces MLLGARNPVSTFYSLVLSMFFNTMKIFAAEVEEGREGINGKPCVGPVYRSLLSKNGFPPIDPDLCTAWDIFSMSVRKYPQNRMLGWRKFVDGKVGPYVWNTYKEVYDQVLHIGSALRAYGAEPGSKIGVYGSNCPQWIVAMEACCAHSLVCVPFYDTLGPGAVNFIIDHGEVDFAFVQDKKVKELLNPECKSAQRLKAIVCFTSLTEEEKHKATSMGIKPYSWEEFLNMGKEKPSSIEPPQAQTICTIMYTSGTSGDPKGVVLTHENISALVKGLDLFMEQFEEKMTAEDVYLSFLPLAHSLDRTVEEFVFHKGASVGYYHGDVKALSDDLMELKPTLFVGVPRVFEKIHEGIKKAVEELSPLRRKVFETLYKYKLGWMNKGYKQRKASPLADLLAFRKVKARLGGRIRLIVSGGAPLSPEVEEFLRVTTCSFVCQGYGLTETCGSTTLAFPDEICMVGTVGPVSVYNEVKLEEVPEMGYNPLGNPPCGEICLRGKTVFTSYYKNPELTREAIKDGWFHTGDIGELLPNGVLKVIDRKKNLIKLSQGEYIALEHLENIYAVTPIIEDVWVYGNSFKSVLVAVVVPNQQITEKWAYSNGHMAPFSQLCSLPQLMNHVLSELKLTAERNKLKGFENVKGVILEPHPFDMERDLVTATMKKRRNNMLKYYQVILAAIDQVYRNLNGGKA
- the LOC107646055 gene encoding long chain acyl-CoA synthetase 1 isoform X4 — protein: MKIFAAEVEEGREGINGKPCVGPVYRSLLSKNGFPPIDPDLCTAWDIFSMSVRKYPQNRMLGWRKFVDGKVGPYVWNTYKEVYDQVLHIGSALRAYGAEPGSKIGVYGSNCPQWIVAMEACCAHSLVCVPFYDTLGPGAVNFIIDHGEVDFAFVQDKKVKELLNPECKSAQRLKAIVCFTSLTEEEKHKATSMGIKPYSWEEFLNMGKEKPSSIEPPQAQTICTIMYTSGTSGDPKGVVLTHENISALVKGLDLFMEQFEEKMTAEDVYLSFLPLAHSLDRTVEEFVFHKGASVGYYHGDVKALSDDLMELKPTLFVGVPRVFEKIHEGIKKAVEELSPLRRKVFETLYKYKLGWMNKGYKQRKASPLADLLAFRKVKARLGGRIRLIVSGGAPLSPEVEEFLRVTTCSFVCQGYGLTETCGSTTLAFPDEICMVGTVGPVSVYNEVKLEEVPEMGYNPLGNPPCGEICLRGKTVFTSYYKNPELTREAIKDGWFHTGDIGELLPNGVLKVIDRKKNLIKLSQGEYIALEHLENIYAVTPIIEDVWVYGNSFKSVLVAVVVPNQQITEKWAYSNGHMAPFSQLCSLPQLMNHVLSELKLTAERNKLKGFENVKGVILEPHPFDMERDLVTATMKKRRNNMLKYYQVILAAIDQVYRNLNGGKA
- the LOC107646054 gene encoding nifU-like protein 1, chloroplastic, translating into MAAVTVTGTALPKTPSASSIRSFSGERFSVLIFWKNKRRISLTCSASNNTSSSSSSSSGLYSAQKYELTAANVDMVLEDVRPYLISDGGNVEVVSVEGGECVVKYIGPDSIASGIKAAIKERFPDILNVTFQAWDSHQ